In one Diabrotica virgifera virgifera chromosome 5, PGI_DIABVI_V3a genomic region, the following are encoded:
- the LOC126884611 gene encoding NADH dehydrogenase [ubiquinone] 1 alpha subcomplex subunit 5, with protein sequence MAGAAKLATGLTGLTVAKNPHHTLGILYSKILRTLQKMPEDAAYRKYTADIINERSKILKSTTDVIAIEKQIGCGQIEEVIVQAENELILARKMLNWKPWEPLLKEAPPTQWTWPPAQPRS encoded by the coding sequence ATGGCTGGAGCTGCAAAACTTGCAACTGGATTAACTGGCCTTACTGTGGCCAAAAATCCTCACCATACATTAGGTATTTTATACAGTAAAATTTTGAGGACCTTACAAAAAATGCCAGAGGATGCCGCCTACAGAAAATACACAGCAGACATAATAAATGAGAGATCAAAGATTTTGAAGTCAACTACTGATGTCATTGCTATCGAAAAACAAATAGGATGTGGACAAATTGAAGAGGTAATTGTACAAGCTGAAAATGAATTAATACTTGCCAGAAAAATGTTGAACTGGAAGCCTTGGGAACCTCTATTAAAAGAAGCTCCTCCAACCCAATGGACTTGGCCACCAGCTCAACCAAGGAGTTAA